In Carettochelys insculpta isolate YL-2023 chromosome 11, ASM3395843v1, whole genome shotgun sequence, a genomic segment contains:
- the LOC142019081 gene encoding uncharacterized protein LOC142019081 yields MAERPLGSGCAPGQAALTPGELCTTELPMVTSGQTGLLLPHSTDQEMQWLPEAGRSPTQLKLPAQSQCFLEPCEMGSEGPRVLYKGPPEELCEAMCEDPPQEPCDMPCVELCERTPPWELGRDPLTEPCEGLCEKMSKDPPPQKPGEDPPGVPGQGKARLPSIVVEATEMGEVESGELRWPPDDFLLLEREDELFTDEDEQAAGPRPGPPPLESTLNEVLL; encoded by the exons ATGGCTGAGAGGCCTCTGGGCTCTGGGTgtgccccaggccaggcagcgctgacCCCTGGTGAGCTCTGCACCACCGAGCTACCCATGGTGACCTCAGGGCAGAccggcctgctcctgccccacagcacggACCAGGAGATGCAGTGGCTTCCAGAAGCAGGAAGGAGCCCCACCCAGCTCAAGCTCCCTGCACAGAGCCAG TGCTTCCTGGAGCCGTGTGAGATGGGCAGCGAGGGCCCCAGGGTGCTGTACAAAGGCCCCCCAGAGGAGCTGTGTGAGGCGATGTGCGAGGATCCCCCTCAGGAGCCCTGTGACATGCCCTGCGTGGAGCTGTGTGAGCGCACCCCTCCCTGGGAGCTAGGCAGGGATCCCCTGACGGAGCCATGCGAAGGGCTCTGCGAGAAGATGTCCAAAGATCCTCCCCCCCAGAAGCCAGGCGAGGACCCTCCTGGAGTCCCAGGGCAAGGGAAGGCCCGGCTGCCCTCCATTGTGGTGGAGGCCACGGAGATGGGAGAAGTGGAGAGTGGGGAGCTGCGCTGGCCCCCAGATGACTTCCTGCTGCTCGAGCGGGAGGACGAGCTCTTCACAGATGAAGACGAGCAAGCAGCAGGGCCAAGGCCTG GGCCCCCTCCTCTGGAGAGCACcctgaatgaagtgctgctgtga
- the CSKMT gene encoding citrate synthase-lysine N-methyltransferase CSKMT, mitochondrial isoform X1 — translation MAAWMLSRGGPGLGTLLRPLCCWADGLIHGMAQPGTWDRFYLQQDAAGTPSHFNWFFDYTAISALLLPALQGGAPPESNSSPMQVLDVGCGTSDLGLGLYRDSHHPLHISCVDVSPVAIRSLRRLLQEVPPPRHSLSQLHLHVADATNLGGRFGDGSFHMVLDKGTCDSLLRCPQGPGQAQRLVAECLRVLRPGGSLWQFSDEDPDARIPFLEQAGGASVTVQEIRHNDGICYYVYKLSRPALETPTDEALGQEGPGGCGGGTSGTLPRGSGGLRDRLY, via the exons ATGGCCGCCTGGATGCTCTCGCGGGGCGGACCGGGCCTGGGGaccctgctgcggccgctctgctgctgggcgg ATGGCCTGATTCATGGCATGGCCCAGCCTGGCACATGGGACCGCTTCTACCTGCAGCAGGATGCAGCTGGCACTCCCAGCCATTTCAACTGGTTCTTCGATTACACAGCCATCTCTGCgcttctgcttccagctctgcaGGGCGGGGCCCCCCCTGAATCCAACTCCAGCCCCATGCAGGTTCTTGACGtgggctgtggcacttcagaccTGGGGCTAGGACTGTACCGGGACTCCCACCACCCCCTCCACATCTCCTGTGTGGATGTGTCCCCTGTGGCCATCAGGTCTCTCCGGCGGCTGCTCCAGGaggtccccccaccccgacaCTCCCTCTCCCAGCTTCACCTCCATGTGGCTGATGCCACCAACcttgggggcagatttggggatGGTTCTTTCCACATGGTGCTGGACAAGGGCACGTGTGACTCACTGCTGCGCTGTCcccaggggccaggccaggctcaACGGCTGGTAGCTGAGTGTCTGCGGGTGCTGCGGCCAGGGGGCAGCTTGTGGCAGTTTTCAGACGAGGACCCAGATGCCCGGATCCCTTTCCTGGAACAGGCTGGGGGTGCCAGTGTGACAGTGCAAGAGATCAGACACAATGATGGCATCTGCTATTATGTTTACAAGCTCAGCCGGCCAGCCCTGGAGACACCGACTGATGAAGCGTTGGGCCAGGAAGGTCCaggaggctgtgggggtggcaccTCAGGGACCTTGCCCAGAGGGAGTGGAGGACTCAGGGACAGGCTGTATTAG
- the CSKMT gene encoding citrate synthase-lysine N-methyltransferase CSKMT, mitochondrial isoform X2, with protein MAQPGTWDRFYLQQDAAGTPSHFNWFFDYTAISALLLPALQGGAPPESNSSPMQVLDVGCGTSDLGLGLYRDSHHPLHISCVDVSPVAIRSLRRLLQEVPPPRHSLSQLHLHVADATNLGGRFGDGSFHMVLDKGTCDSLLRCPQGPGQAQRLVAECLRVLRPGGSLWQFSDEDPDARIPFLEQAGGASVTVQEIRHNDGICYYVYKLSRPALETPTDEALGQEGPGGCGGGTSGTLPRGSGGLRDRLY; from the coding sequence ATGGCCCAGCCTGGCACATGGGACCGCTTCTACCTGCAGCAGGATGCAGCTGGCACTCCCAGCCATTTCAACTGGTTCTTCGATTACACAGCCATCTCTGCgcttctgcttccagctctgcaGGGCGGGGCCCCCCCTGAATCCAACTCCAGCCCCATGCAGGTTCTTGACGtgggctgtggcacttcagaccTGGGGCTAGGACTGTACCGGGACTCCCACCACCCCCTCCACATCTCCTGTGTGGATGTGTCCCCTGTGGCCATCAGGTCTCTCCGGCGGCTGCTCCAGGaggtccccccaccccgacaCTCCCTCTCCCAGCTTCACCTCCATGTGGCTGATGCCACCAACcttgggggcagatttggggatGGTTCTTTCCACATGGTGCTGGACAAGGGCACGTGTGACTCACTGCTGCGCTGTCcccaggggccaggccaggctcaACGGCTGGTAGCTGAGTGTCTGCGGGTGCTGCGGCCAGGGGGCAGCTTGTGGCAGTTTTCAGACGAGGACCCAGATGCCCGGATCCCTTTCCTGGAACAGGCTGGGGGTGCCAGTGTGACAGTGCAAGAGATCAGACACAATGATGGCATCTGCTATTATGTTTACAAGCTCAGCCGGCCAGCCCTGGAGACACCGACTGATGAAGCGTTGGGCCAGGAAGGTCCaggaggctgtgggggtggcaccTCAGGGACCTTGCCCAGAGGGAGTGGAGGACTCAGGGACAGGCTGTATTAG
- the C11H11orf98 gene encoding uncharacterized protein C11orf98 homolog, with protein sequence MGTPGGKINRPRTELKKKLFKRRRVLSKEKRRKHQITGAVVDEGLITIHHLKKRSSSSRANITLSGKKRRKLRKQIRYAAKEKAVMQIEAVSLTQTKMITGSGRRKKPAASQDVEMKEPEAGPGLDS encoded by the exons ATGGGGACCCCAGGAGGAAAAATCAACCGGCCTCGAACG GAGctgaaaaaaaaactctttaaaaGACGTCGGGTTTTAAGTAAAGAGAAAAGAAGGAAGCATCAAATCACAGGAGCTGTGGTGGATGAGGGGCTGATCACCATCCATCACTTGAAGAAGCGTTC ttccagctcacgAGCAAACATCACCCTCTCAGGGAAGAAGCGCAGGAAGCTGAGGAAGCAGATCCGTTATGCTGCCAAGGAGAAAGCCGTCATGCAGA TTGAAGCTGTCAGCCTGACACAGACAAAAATGATCACAggcagtgggaggaggaagaaaccTGCAGCCTCGCAAGATGTGGAGATGAAGGAACCAGAGGCTGGGCCAGGACTGGACAGCTGA
- the INTS5 gene encoding integrator complex subunit 5, protein MSALCDPPGAAPPQNPVHGAHPPLSSQELAQEIKAFLSGADPVHGNKLTIKEHARSAILLLRSLPPARSAVLDHLRNVFDEYVCTYLLELESSEGGLGVGRTQGPNLDDVVQEIQNVLSEFVRMNPKAWTPVVSAWSIDLMGQLSSKYAGRHGVPHASSLNELLQLWMSCKATRTLMDIYTQCLSSMISTCPDACVDALLDTSVQHSPHFDWVVAHIGSSFPNTIISRVLSCGLKDFCMHGAAPVDLLFPTAADKRVPKIASVVGILGHLASRHSGSIKQELLRMFHESLGPVRDQQQKATVPFLLQLAVMSPMLLGTISAELVDSLKPSVLSQLHQHFTALPREDLENMVSIVVHLICQTSAGAYRILQFLVNTAMPASVITTPGLAVHDSVREACDRIIQLLLLNLQKLVYNRGTPSLGDAPPRAVPFLDELKGHVQELCVETLRLERKRFLWQHQLLGLLSVYCTPSCATDALFYLLTLARSQEELGLATQLYAVLSSCMSDLLPATVKKCVCQIHTGGLSEQHMVQLFHNLALIVQWEGEGPASMSAQLGAVLSLHLYDLGQLLLHRNPEVAEATSLLLSVCPLPRAIRPAHLLVIIRSAVHQFFLVLHRQCSTGISYSSRLLSRLSGASPAAMKATLQQLVEGALHPGNAELFGGLVELPAGDDTGLEGARVSLLDINRRFTAAVNFSGSVWSVFHAGVIGRGLKPPQSTRQQEPEEIVHNVQNFLSLLLRCCRGGRYNAPESLAHTATVNPEAAKAVAVVLVESVCPDVTNSELGWPPEEHTRSTVERDIQICRRFRDNPLLFQLLRLVAAGPPALCYCSVLLRGLLATLMAHWEASRHSDTTSSPWHLQASCALVACMAEGSLLPPVLGNMHEIFHQLAPFEVHLLLLSVWDYMRDNSPLPQKFTFQADKGLFFRDFSRDCDVGKYLCVLHSVLHKNIDRLGLLSGRFQP, encoded by the exons ATGTCCGCGCTGTGCGACCCCCCAGGGGCGGCGCCGCCACAGAACCCGGTTCATGGAGCCCACCCGCCGCTCAG TTCCCAGGAGCTGGCCCAGGAGATCAAAGCCTTCCTCAGCGGTGCCGACCCCGTGCATGGTAACAAGCTGACCATCAAGGAGCACGCCCGCTCTGCCATCCTGCTGCTGCGCAGCCTGCCGCCTGCACGTAGCGCCGTGCTCGATCATCTGCGCAATGTCTTCGATGAATATGTCTGCACTTACCTCTtggagctggagagcagtgaggGAGGGTTAGGTGTGGGGCGGACTCAGGGGCCCAATCTGGATGATGTGGTGCAGGAGATCCAGAATGTGCTGTCCGAGTTTGTCCGCATGAACCCCAAGGCCTGGACACCTGTGGTCTCAGCCTGGTCCATTGACCTGATGGGGCAGCTGAGCAGCAAGTATGCAGGGAGGCATGGTGTGCCCCACGCCTCCAGCCTCaatgagctgctgcagctgtggatgtCTTGTAAGGCCACGCGGACGCTGATGGACATCTACACCCAATGCCTGTCCTCCATGATCAGTACCTGCCCTGATGCctgtgtggatgccctgctggataCCTCGGTGCAGCATTCTCCACACTTCGACTGGGTGGTGGCTCACATCGGCTCGTCCTTCCCCAACACCATCATCAGCCGCGTCCTCTCCTGCGGCCTCAAGGACTTCTGCATGCATGGGGCGGCCCCTGTCGACCTGCTCTTCCCTACTGCTGCCGACAAGCGGGTGCCCAAGATTGCCTCTGTGGTGGGCATCCTGGGCCACCTGGCCTCGCGCCACTCGGGCAGCATCAAACAGGAGCTGCTGCGGATGTTCCACGAGAGCCTGGGCCCCGTGCGGGACCAGCAGCAGAAAGCTACCGtacccttcctgctgcagctggccgTCATGTCGCCCATGCTGCTGGGCACCATTTCAGCTGAGCTGGTGGACTCCCTCAAGCCGAGCgtgctgagccagctgcaccAGCACTTCACAGCGCTGCCCCGTGAGGACCTGGAGAACATGGTGAGCATCGTGGTGCATCTCATCTGCCAGACGTCAGCGGGGGCCTACCGTATCCTGCAGTTCCTGGTCAACACGGCCATGCCAGCCTCGGTCATCACCACGCCAGGGCTGGCCGTCCACGACAGCGTGCGTGAGGCTTGCGACCGCATCATCCAGCTGTTGCTGCTCAACTTGCAGAAGCTGGTGTACAACCGGGGCACGCCCAGCCTGGGGGATGCCCCGCCCCGGGCTGTGCCCTTCCTGGATGAGCTGAAGGGCCACGTGCAGGAGCTGTGCGTGGAGACGCTCCGGCTAGAGCGCAAACGCTTCCTatggcagcaccagctgctggggctcctctcgGTCTATTGCACCCCCAGCTGTGCCACGGACGCCCTCTTCTACCTGCTAACGCTGGCCCGGAGCCAGGAGGAACTGGGCCTGGCCACGCAGCTCTATGCTGTGCTGAGCTCCTGCATGAGTGACCTGCTGCCAGCCACTGTAAAGAAGTGCGTGTGCCAGATACACACGGGGGGTTTGTCGGAGCAGCACATGGTGCAGCTCTTCCACAACCTGGCCCTGATTGTGCAGTGGGAGGGAGAAGGCCCTGCCTCCATGAGCGCCCAGCTCGGAGCCGTCCTCTCGCTGCACCTCTACGACCTCGGACAGCTCCTTCTGCACCGCAATCCGGAAGTGGCAGAGGccacctccctgctgctctccgtctgccccctgccccgggcCATCCGGCCGGCTCACCTCCTGGTCATCATCCGCTCGGCTGTGCACCAGTTCTTCCTGGTGCTGCACCGTCAGTGCTCCACGGGCATCAGCTACAGCAGTCGGTTGCTCTCCCGTCTTAGTGGGGCCTCTCCAGCCGCAATGAAGGCCACCCTGCAGCAGCTAGTGGAGGGAGCCCTGCACCCAGGGAACGCTGAGCTCTTCGGAGGCCTGGTTGAGCTGCCTGCTGGGGATGACACCGGCCTGGAGggcgccagggtctccctgctGGACATCAATCGGCGCTTCACAGCTGCCGTCAACTTCTCTGGCAGCGTGTGGTCCGTATTCCACGCTGGCGTGATTGGGCGTGGGCTGAAGCCACCCCAGTCCACCCGCCAGCAGGAGCCTGAGGAGATTGTGCACAATGTCCAGAACTTCCTGAGCCTGCTACTGcgctgctgcaggggtgggcgcTACAATGCACCCGAGTCCCTGGCCCACACAGCAACTGTCAACCCCGAGGCAGCCAAGGCGGTGGCTGTGGTGCTGGTGGAAAGCGTCTGCCCCGATGTCACCAACAGCGAGCTGGGCTGGCCGCCGGAGGAACACACCCGCAGCACGGTGGAGCGCGACATCCAGATCTGCCGGCGCTTCCGTGACAACCCTCTGCTCTTCCAGCTGCTACGGCTGGTGGCCGCCGGCCCACCAGCCCTGTGCTACTGCTCCGTGCTGCTGCGAGGCCTGCTAGCCACCCTCATGGCCCACTGGGAGGCCTCCCGCCACAGCGACACCACCAGCTCCCCCTGGCACCTGCAGGCCTCCTGCGCCCTGGTGGCCTGCATGGcggagggctccctgctgccacctgTGCTCGGCAACATGCACGAGATCTTCCACCAGCTGGCTCCCTTCGAGGtgcatctgctgctgctgagcgTCTGGGACTACATGCGGGacaacagccccctgccccaaaagtTCACCTTCCAGGCTGACAAGGGGCTTTTCTTCCGTGACTTCTCCCGTGACTGTGACGTTGGGAAGTACCTCTGTGTGCTGCACAGTGTATTGCACAAGAACATTGACCGCTTGGGGCTGCTGTCAGGGCGCTTCCAGCCCTAG